In Vibrio kanaloae, the genomic stretch ACACGCTTTACAATCAAAGCACCTTTAACAACGGTCATTTTTTCTGGAGCCGCAGTACCAAACGTGTATTCACCAGCCGCCATCACACCAACACTCACATCAGCACCAGATTGGTTAAACGCTAACGACTTAACGCCACCTTCAAAGTATGTGTTTTCTTTAATCATTGTACTTCCTTGTTATCTCAAAATTGCAATTATTGGGCTCAACGAATAAGCCTATGCGTAACTCTAGGTGATCATTGTTTTAACCAATTCGAGACTGTCCTACAAGAAATAAATACGCATAGCTTAGTCATTTATGGAATTCGATTTTATTGGTAGCATAAATGCTGAGGTAAAGATTAAAAACCGCCAACGCAACCAAATTTTTTGGAACATTCGATCCTGCTTCTAACTCTTAGAACAATTTTTGCAAACTAAGGTTTTAGTTAATAGAATCTAAAACAATATCAGTCGAAAAATGAAGAGATAATGGCAAAAAATCCGACTAAAAGCAGAGATCTACTTGCCAACTTGCTACTCTACGGCTTCCTATTCGCTGGCTTTATGATTGCCCTCAGCGCTGGTTATTTTGCTTACCAAACCCACCAACAATCTGTCAGCCCAAGTAATGTCTATGGCACATGGATAGAGATTGCTGCTCCACCTTACAATACCGATATCCTTACGCTTTCTGATAAGGGCGTGATAATGAACCATCGCCTCATCAGTACTGCATTTGATTTTGATGGTCAGATTGTCACCATCAACACTGGTTCTGGAAAGACAGTTTACACAATCAGTGGCACTTACGATTCGCCTCGTTTAAAGCGATTGGTTCCTAGTACTCCTTCTCAACAGTTCATTAAAGAAGGCTATGAAGATACTGCAATCGGTGATACTCATAGTATCATGCAACAACGACGTGCTTCATTAGCTGAGCAATTCAAAAGATAACCCTGCGCAAGATCTCCCTCCGGCCAGCCTTTTTACCAACACCCTTAGCTTTGTGATACCGCTTCAATTCACGGTATTTCTTATAGTTTGTCACAAATTTTTATAACTTCATGTCGTGCAATTTCACTTATGAGATCTTCTTAATGAACATTGTTTTGTTTTATAAAACATGGACTCAGCCTCTCATTCACTAAGCAACAGATTTGTAACAAGGTACAATTTTTTAGTTGTCCATCGAAAATAGATTTATTTTCAGTTCTGAAATTAAAACTCTCTCGAATACTGACGGGGAAGCTCCATCAAAACTGACTGGAGCCGTTTATGGGGCCATTTGGTTCCGTAACCTTCAAGGAATGAGAGAAAAAGTATGATTCGTATAAATACCTGTGCTGCGAGCATCGCTCTAGCGCTATCTGGTACAGCATTAGCTGCTCCAACAGCACCTAGCATCGACATGTACGGTTCCAACAACCTGCAGTTTTCTAAAATTGAACTCGCGATGGAAACCATATCAGGCTACAACCAGATGGTTAAATATCACGACAAAGCGAAGGTCGACGTTAAATTCAACCAATGGAGCGGGACATCAGGAAACACTTACAACATCTACTTTGATGGCGTTAAAGTTGCGACAGGCCCAATCACTGGCAGCCAAACCACAGCTTCATTCGAATACGGTCAGGGGGGCTTATTCGAGATGGAAATAGAAGCGTGTGACGAAACAGGCTGTAGCAAGAGTGCGCCCGCTCAGATCACAATCGCCGATACCGATGGTTCACACTTAGCACCACTAGCGATGAATGTAGACCCGAACAACAAGTCATACAACACCGATCCCAACACAGTCGTAGGTACTTACTTTGTAGAGTGGGGAATTTATGGTCGTGACTACACGATAGACAATCTGCCCGCAGACAACTTAACTCATATCCTTTATGGCTTCATCCCAATTTGTGGCCCTAACGAATCAGTAAAATCGGTAGGCGGAAACAGCTACAACGCACTCATGGCAGCTTGTCAGGGTGTTAACGATTACGAAGTGGTGATTCATGACCCTTGGGCAGCTTTCCAAAAAAGTTTCCCTCAAGCAGGTCACGAATACAGCTCCCCTATCAAGGGTAACTACGCGATGATGATGGCGCTAAAGCAGCGCAATCCAGATTTAAAAATCATTCCATCAATTGGCGGTTGGACACTGTCTGACCCATTCTTTGATTTCACAACTAAGGCAAACCGTGACACCTTCGTAGCGTCTGTTAAGAAATTCCTTAACACATGGAAATTCTACGACGGTGTGGATATCGACTGGGAATTCCCTGGTGGAGGCGGCGCTGCGCCAGACCTTGGTGACCCTGTAAACGATGGCCCAGCTTACATTGCCCTGATGGCAGAGCTACGCGTGATGTTAGATGAGCTAGAAGCTGAAAACGGTCGTACTTACGAGCTAACTTCTGCGATTGGTGTCGGTCACGATAAGATTGAAGATGTGGACTACGGCGATGCTATCCAATATATGGATTACATCTTCGCAATGACTTACGACTTCTACGGCGGTTGGAACAACGTGTTAGGCCACCAAACAGCATTGAACTGCGGTAACTTCATGCGCCCAGGTCAATGTGATGGCTCAGGACTTGATGAAAATGGCGAACCATACACTGGCCCAGCTTATACCGCTGACAACGGCATTCAGTTGCTGCTTGAACAAGGTGTTCCAGCCAACAAACTCGTGGTGGGTACAGCAATGTATGGTCGTGGTTGGGAAGGCGTATTACCATCATCACTTTCCGATCCTAGCGACCCGATGACAGGGGTTGGTAACGGCAAGCTGAAGGGTAGCTCTGCACAAGGTGTGTGGGAAGATGGCGTAATCGACTACAAAGGCATTAAGGCGAACATGCTTGGTGCTAACAACCAAGGCATCAACGGCTTCGAATACGGCTACGACGAAATGGCAGAAGCGCCTTACGTTTGGAACCGTACTTCAGGGCAACTGATCACATTTGATGATGACCGTTCTGTCAAAGCAAAAGGCGCGTACGTTCGTAGCCTTGGCCTTGCGGGTCTATTCTCTTGGGAAATTGATGCGGATAACGGCGACATCCTAAACGCAATGCATGAAGGTCTTGCCGGCGGTACAACAGATCCTGTAAACCGCAAACCAACGGCAGCCGCTGGTGCAGACCAATCGGTTGAAGGCCCAGCTTCTGTTTCTCTAGATGGCAGCGCTTCAAAAGATAGTGACGGTACGATTGCGAGCTACGTTTGGTCACAAGTGAGCGGAACCGCAGTAACACTAGCTAATGGCAATACAGCAGTTGCAAACTTCGATGTTATTGAAGTTACGCAACAAGAGACGCTAACATTCAGCCTAACCGTAACAGACAACGAAGGCGCAACGTCAACAGACACAGTTGTTGTAACGGTAAACCCTAAAGACACAGGCCCAGTCAACACCGCTCCGGTAGCAGTGGTTACAGCTCAGGCTAAAGCCAATGCGGGTGATGTGGTAGTGGTAGATGCGTCAGCGTCTAGCGATGCAGACCAAGATACATTGGCCTTCACGTGGGATGTACCAGCAGGTATAAACGCAACAGTACAGGGCGCTTTGGTAAGCTTTGTCGCGGCTGAATACACGCAAGATACGACGCTGAACTTCTCTGTAACGGTCAGCGATGGCACAGAGACATCGGTAGCGGCTACTTCAGTAAAAGTTCTTAAGAACACGACAGGCGGCGGTACGTGTACTAACGCTTGGGATTCAAGTGCGGTCTACACTGGCGGCGACCAAGTGACTCAAGGCGGTAAGGTTTGGGAAGCAAAATGGTGGACTACAGGTGAAGATCCAACCACAGCAGGCCAATGGGGCGTGTGGAAAGAGATCGGCCCAGCTAGCTGTGCCAACTAAAAAAATGGAATTTAGTTAAACACAGCTAAACACCTAACAGTAAAGGCCAACCAGAGAATGCCTGGTTGGCCTTTTTATGATTTGTTCTCTTAGTTGGCGCTCCGCTGACTTACGCTCGTTAAGCTTAGCCAATCAAGTTATCAAAGCTCTCGAATACTTGTGGGCACTTCATCACTCGACCGTGCCCTTGGCCTTGAGTCGCAATCAAGGTAATACAATCCATTTCATTAGCCGCACGCTGAGACACATCAAACTTCGAAAACTTGTCTTTCTCATCATGTACAATAATCGTCTGAGATTTACGAAGTGCTAGCTTCCCATAAGGGTCGACAGACTGAAGTGGATAATTAAACTGCTCTTCCACTTCTCCCACGACTGCCTCAAACAGCTTCATTGAGTAACCAGAACGAGCCACACTCTCAAATAAATTTTCTAGATAATTCAACACAGGTGCAATCAACAACAACGGCTGGTTTTCTAATTTAACGTGCCTGCACTCCAACGCAGAAGCAGTGCCCATACTGTGACCGACCAAACCTGCTACCTCACCCACCGAATCGAGAATAGTTTCAAGGCCGTTCACAAATGCAGGAATATGACCATGTACGCCATCGCTGCCACCATGCGCGGGGTGATCGTAAGCTAGAGCCGTGAAACCTTTAGCCGCGATATGCTCCATCAGAGGAAAGAACTGACTCGCGGTACCAGACCAACCATGAGTAAGCACCCAAACTGGACCAGTGCCCAAAGAGTAGGTTTTTAAAACGCCATCTCGACCTTTGATCTCACTTTTGATCAGCCCTTGTGGATCGGCGTTTTTTTGCTCTGTACGCATTGGTGTGAGCAGCAGTTTACGCGCTGTTTTCTTTGCATGGCTCGGCGCTAGAATATAATGCAGGTTCGTTGTCGCACCAATTAGGCTGCGTTTGAAGCTGAATTTATTCGATGTATTGAAGTAGATTTTGTCACTCATGACCGTTCCTTATATTGCCATATCATTGGCTTATCGAGCTCGGCCATAAAAACGAACGACCGTGCTATTTGTTGGTGTAAAAAATGGCGCAGAACTTTTTATAACTGCTTACTGCCACTTCTCTTCAAATTTTCAGGTTTTAGATAAGCAAAGCTCACATGCTTCGCGAACTCTATGTTTTGCGAACTAAGTGGTTTGCAAGCTAAGTGGTTTGCGAACTAAGTGATTTACGAGTTAAACCGCTTCCCAGCTGGCGACTAAACGTTCTACACCACTCCAAAAGTGAGTGTGGCTCGCTTGTTGGCCCCGTAAGGAGTAAAACAAGTTCGCGCTCAAGTAGAGACCGTATAACTCAAAGGTTGCCTGCTTAGGGTCTAAATCGGCTCTGAACTGTTTACTCTCAACCGCTTTTGCAATCTGAATCGTCAAGTAATCAATCCACACTGAAATCGTTTTCTGCAGCGCTTTCTGAATCACAGAGGTTTCACTGCCCGCATCTTTCCATGCATCAATAAACATGCAGCTACCTTGAAACGAATGATTCCAACCCAGCCAATTGTCGAGCAGCTGCTTTAGTTTCGCTTCAATATCACCATCCCCCAACTCTCGCGCGGGAATGATGACTCTTTCAGTGAATATGGCGTTGGAATACTCGAGTACAGAGAGCTGCAGGTTCTCTTTAGAGTTGAAGTGCGCGAACAATCCACTCTTAGACATGCCACACTGCTTGGCTAATTCACCAATCGTTAAACTCTCAAGCCCATTTTCACTCGCAAGTGCGAATGCATGGCTCAAAATATACTCTTTGGTTATCTTTCCTTTGCTCATTATTCACCAATGATAAATCTGATGGTTTATTTTTAGCACGTTCGTACTTTTTTTCAAGTTTTTTGCTTTACCACTGGGATTTAATTTCTCTTATCAAAGAACTGTGGAAAAATGCGACAGTATTCAAAGGAAATTGAAATCGACTAACAAAGGAAAAAGAATGAACACACTTTGGGAACAGTTTGCGTTTTCGGCGTCAGTAACAGGCCCTATCTGTTTAATGCTGTTTCTTGGTGTGGTGCTCAAGCGAATTGGCTTAATCAATGACAACTTCATTGATGTCGCATCCAAGGTGGTGTTTCAAGTCACTCTACCCGCGATGTTATTTCTCAGCATTGTTCAGTCTCACCACGATTTTGCCGCAAGTGGAAAGCTCGTTATTTTTGGCTTGTTAGCCAACCTTGCCTTTTTCGTGTTCACCACTGTCAGCACTAAAATTACCTTTAAAAAGCCTCAAGACCAAGGTGTGATAGTACAAGGTGGCTTTCGAGCCAACACCGCTATTATCGGGCTTGCTTATGTTGCCAATATATACGGCAATGATGGTGTCGCGCTCGCAGCTCTTTATGTCGCCTCCTTGACGGTTCTCTATAATATTCAGGCTGTTATTGCGCTTACTCCAAAGGGTCAAGAATCAGGTAACAAAGCCATTCAAGTCATCGTTAAAACACTTACCAAAAACCCGCTTATTATCTCGATCGCCTTAGGTGTATTGTTCTACTTATTATCGATTCCAGTACCAAAAATGGTAACAGATGCAGGGCAGTATTTTGCCAATATGACTTTACCGTTAGCCCTTTTGTGTACGGGAGGTTCGCTTGATATACGCTCCCTAAAAGAAGATAAAGGCCCAGCTTGGTTCTCAACCGGATACAAACTGGTTTTGGCTCCGCTAGTGATCACGCTTACTGCCCTGCTCTTCGGTTTTAGAGGATTAGATCTTGGCCTTATTTTCTTGATGAGCGCAGCACCAACCGCTGCCGCAAGCTATGTTATGGCACGTGCGATGGGCGGAAACTCAACGTTGGCTGCCAATATTATCGCGCTAACCACTGTCGTTTCACTTATCACTTGCACGCTTGGTATATTCGTATTAACAGCAATGGATTTAATATAGCTGCGACAGGCTTCAAAAAATAAACATAAGCCTTAAATCAAAGGCCTCCACCTTTGATTTAGGACTAACTGATTCCACATAAAGGCTGTTAGATTTTACGAAATTTTTCTTAGAGATCTGATATGTCTTCCGTTCAACATACGTCTTCACAACGCATCGCCAGTATCGAGTTGGGTCGAGTGGTTGCTATCTTGGCGATCATTGGCTTACACGGCCAGATGGCACTGACTTATTGGCAAATAGATGAAGTGCCATGGATTGGTTATGTGCTCAACCAGGCAGCTCGCTTCGCCGTGCCTCTGTTCTTCCTTATTTCCGGCTATCTTATTCAACCTAAGCTCACCGCATCGCCTTGGACAACCTTCATCAACTACTCCAAACCACTACTCAAAGTTTGGTTGATTTGGAGCGTCATTTGCCTAGTCATGCCATTCAATCTCGCTAAGGTTGAAGAGTTAGGTTACTTAGGCGAACGCCAAGGCTACTGGGACTTTTTAATGAACACTCCACTTAACTCTTTCTTAGAGGGTGGATTGGTGCATTTGTGGTTTATTCCCGCTCTTGTGTGTGCCGTTTTGATCATCGCCTTAATGGTTGAGATGAAACTCGACAAACTGCTATTGCCAGCGGCTATTCTGCTTTATGTTTATGGTGTGTTGGCGGGCAGCTATGCGAGTTTAACCGATCTAAGCGCGCCGTTCTTCACGCGTAACGGTCCGTTCTTTAGCACGTTAATGGTGACCTTAGGTTTCCTCATTCGACAGCATCAGTGGAAAATATCATCAGCTAAAGCGTTGGGATTATTAGCGTTAGGCATGCTAATTCACTTTGCTGAGGCTGCATGGCTAACCCAATTTGATATCACCTTTAATATTCACGATTTCTTATTGGGTACAGTTTTTTGGGGGATGGGTGTGTTTATGTGGCTTCTCGCTAATCCAAACATCGGCGACTACGCATGGGTTCGTGTTATCTCAAACCGTATGTTGGGTATCTATGTAAGCCATCTACTGATCATTATCTTACTGTTCAATGTTTGTGGAATATTAGGTATCACGGGATTAGCCAAAGATAGCATTGTATTCTTCGGTACCTTTATGCTTAGTTTCATGCTTGTCGTTGGTATCGAACAAACACCACTAAAGCGATGGCTATTACGTTAATGCTTGTTTTCACGTCAATTCAAATGGCAGCTTCAAGGCTGAGGTTAAGCTAAAGCAAATCATTATCTAAGCTAAGATGAAGCAACCAAAAGTCAGTATCTAATGTTCGCATTAATGCCACAAAGGTTATAATTTAGTTATAGCCTTTCTTTTTTTCAGGACGAAAAATGAAGCCCCTACACAGACTAACCATTTTTATCACCTGTATTTTACTTTTTAGTCCAATAGTATTTGCAACCACCGAATTACCATGGATATTTG encodes the following:
- a CDS encoding glycosyl hydrolase family 18 protein — protein: MIRINTCAASIALALSGTALAAPTAPSIDMYGSNNLQFSKIELAMETISGYNQMVKYHDKAKVDVKFNQWSGTSGNTYNIYFDGVKVATGPITGSQTTASFEYGQGGLFEMEIEACDETGCSKSAPAQITIADTDGSHLAPLAMNVDPNNKSYNTDPNTVVGTYFVEWGIYGRDYTIDNLPADNLTHILYGFIPICGPNESVKSVGGNSYNALMAACQGVNDYEVVIHDPWAAFQKSFPQAGHEYSSPIKGNYAMMMALKQRNPDLKIIPSIGGWTLSDPFFDFTTKANRDTFVASVKKFLNTWKFYDGVDIDWEFPGGGGAAPDLGDPVNDGPAYIALMAELRVMLDELEAENGRTYELTSAIGVGHDKIEDVDYGDAIQYMDYIFAMTYDFYGGWNNVLGHQTALNCGNFMRPGQCDGSGLDENGEPYTGPAYTADNGIQLLLEQGVPANKLVVGTAMYGRGWEGVLPSSLSDPSDPMTGVGNGKLKGSSAQGVWEDGVIDYKGIKANMLGANNQGINGFEYGYDEMAEAPYVWNRTSGQLITFDDDRSVKAKGAYVRSLGLAGLFSWEIDADNGDILNAMHEGLAGGTTDPVNRKPTAAAGADQSVEGPASVSLDGSASKDSDGTIASYVWSQVSGTAVTLANGNTAVANFDVIEVTQQETLTFSLTVTDNEGATSTDTVVVTVNPKDTGPVNTAPVAVVTAQAKANAGDVVVVDASASSDADQDTLAFTWDVPAGINATVQGALVSFVAAEYTQDTTLNFSVTVSDGTETSVAATSVKVLKNTTGGGTCTNAWDSSAVYTGGDQVTQGGKVWEAKWWTTGEDPTTAGQWGVWKEIGPASCAN
- a CDS encoding DUF2850 domain-containing protein, yielding MAKNPTKSRDLLANLLLYGFLFAGFMIALSAGYFAYQTHQQSVSPSNVYGTWIEIAAPPYNTDILTLSDKGVIMNHRLISTAFDFDGQIVTINTGSGKTVYTISGTYDSPRLKRLVPSTPSQQFIKEGYEDTAIGDTHSIMQQRRASLAEQFKR
- a CDS encoding alpha/beta fold hydrolase gives rise to the protein MSDKIYFNTSNKFSFKRSLIGATTNLHYILAPSHAKKTARKLLLTPMRTEQKNADPQGLIKSEIKGRDGVLKTYSLGTGPVWVLTHGWSGTASQFFPLMEHIAAKGFTALAYDHPAHGGSDGVHGHIPAFVNGLETILDSVGEVAGLVGHSMGTASALECRHVKLENQPLLLIAPVLNYLENLFESVARSGYSMKLFEAVVGEVEEQFNYPLQSVDPYGKLALRKSQTIIVHDEKDKFSKFDVSQRAANEMDCITLIATQGQGHGRVMKCPQVFESFDNLIG
- the ppnP gene encoding pyrimidine/purine nucleoside phosphorylase, whose amino-acid sequence is MIKENTYFEGGVKSLAFNQSGADVSVGVMAAGEYTFGTAAPEKMTVVKGALIVKRVGDDDWTTYQSGESFDVAGDSSFDLQVKEATAYLCEYL
- a CDS encoding acyltransferase; the encoded protein is MSSVQHTSSQRIASIELGRVVAILAIIGLHGQMALTYWQIDEVPWIGYVLNQAARFAVPLFFLISGYLIQPKLTASPWTTFINYSKPLLKVWLIWSVICLVMPFNLAKVEELGYLGERQGYWDFLMNTPLNSFLEGGLVHLWFIPALVCAVLIIALMVEMKLDKLLLPAAILLYVYGVLAGSYASLTDLSAPFFTRNGPFFSTLMVTLGFLIRQHQWKISSAKALGLLALGMLIHFAEAAWLTQFDITFNIHDFLLGTVFWGMGVFMWLLANPNIGDYAWVRVISNRMLGIYVSHLLIIILLFNVCGILGITGLAKDSIVFFGTFMLSFMLVVGIEQTPLKRWLLR
- a CDS encoding AEC family transporter, producing MNTLWEQFAFSASVTGPICLMLFLGVVLKRIGLINDNFIDVASKVVFQVTLPAMLFLSIVQSHHDFAASGKLVIFGLLANLAFFVFTTVSTKITFKKPQDQGVIVQGGFRANTAIIGLAYVANIYGNDGVALAALYVASLTVLYNIQAVIALTPKGQESGNKAIQVIVKTLTKNPLIISIALGVLFYLLSIPVPKMVTDAGQYFANMTLPLALLCTGGSLDIRSLKEDKGPAWFSTGYKLVLAPLVITLTALLFGFRGLDLGLIFLMSAAPTAAASYVMARAMGGNSTLAANIIALTTVVSLITCTLGIFVLTAMDLI
- a CDS encoding TetR/AcrR family transcriptional regulator: MSKGKITKEYILSHAFALASENGLESLTIGELAKQCGMSKSGLFAHFNSKENLQLSVLEYSNAIFTERVIIPARELGDGDIEAKLKQLLDNWLGWNHSFQGSCMFIDAWKDAGSETSVIQKALQKTISVWIDYLTIQIAKAVESKQFRADLDPKQATFELYGLYLSANLFYSLRGQQASHTHFWSGVERLVASWEAV